From Halomicrobium salinisoli, the proteins below share one genomic window:
- a CDS encoding DUF7556 family protein, whose amino-acid sequence MAPDTVAHTEVAADAEVMASVEDGETETFVLADVTTDDAYITLPLAEAASLPAWR is encoded by the coding sequence ATGGCGCCCGACACGGTCGCGCACACGGAGGTGGCAGCGGACGCAGAAGTCATGGCATCCGTCGAAGACGGCGAGACGGAGACCTTCGTACTCGCCGACGTAACCACCGACGACGCCTATATCACGCTGCCGCTCGCGGAGGCCGCCTCCCTGCCGGCCTGGCGATAA
- a CDS encoding CBS domain-containing protein — MNVADAMTPRSEVVTVEVPGTRDDVLEYLQERRFSSVPVIKNGEDGEEFRGLVTRESLIDRPDEDQLAMLAEEVPTTTGDTDIGELAAMMVAEGERRVPVVDGQLEGIVTVTDVVRAIATGEVDGDQTVDDLARRDVNCVYAETPLPVAEQELHHAKVPYAVVLDEEGDVSGMITEVDVLDVARVVEGEAETGDSMAGDDDDWKWESIKGVGSRYMPTRNVELPGGPVQEFMTADLVTASAHQTAKEVARIMIEEDIEQVPLVSGDQLVGIVRDIDLLEGL, encoded by the coding sequence ATGAACGTCGCAGACGCTATGACGCCGCGCTCGGAGGTCGTCACCGTCGAGGTTCCGGGCACGCGCGACGACGTGCTGGAGTACCTCCAGGAGCGGCGGTTCTCCTCCGTCCCCGTGATCAAGAACGGCGAGGACGGCGAGGAGTTCCGCGGGCTCGTCACGCGGGAGTCGCTCATCGACCGGCCGGACGAGGACCAGCTGGCCATGCTGGCCGAAGAGGTCCCGACGACGACGGGCGACACCGACATCGGGGAGCTGGCCGCCATGATGGTCGCTGAAGGGGAGCGACGGGTCCCGGTCGTCGACGGGCAGCTGGAGGGCATCGTCACCGTGACCGACGTCGTCCGGGCCATCGCGACGGGCGAGGTCGACGGCGACCAGACGGTGGACGACCTGGCTCGGCGCGACGTCAACTGCGTCTACGCCGAGACGCCCCTGCCGGTCGCCGAGCAGGAGCTCCACCACGCGAAGGTGCCCTACGCCGTCGTGCTCGACGAGGAGGGCGACGTCTCGGGGATGATCACCGAGGTCGACGTCCTCGACGTGGCCCGCGTCGTCGAGGGCGAGGCCGAGACGGGCGACTCGATGGCCGGCGACGACGACGACTGGAAGTGGGAGTCGATCAAGGGCGTCGGCAGCCGGTACATGCCCACGCGCAACGTCGAGCTCCCCGGCGGTCCCGTCCAGGAGTTCATGACGGCGGACCTGGTCACCGCCAGCGCCCACCAGACCGCCAAGGAGGTGGCCCGGATCATGATCGAGGAGGACATCGAACAGGTGCCGCTGGTGTCGGGCGATCAGCTCGTCGGCATCGTGCGTGACATCGACCTGCTGGAGGGCCTCTGA